One part of the Solanum dulcamara chromosome 8, daSolDulc1.2, whole genome shotgun sequence genome encodes these proteins:
- the LOC129899450 gene encoding D-aminoacyl-tRNA deacylase-like isoform X2, with the protein MPSFVNQDVRLLKHDKSIVREDHLDTRWEETTGETVDEVIFLSKHTAASNRPALTVHPIGVPHLTEGEQLPTGGKPAWAAPPNPRIGPWFRLLKSIADSQNLTPEFEVTLEATHHGPVTNAPTMFVEIGSTEEYWKRQDAAQAIALLVWEGLGLGGGDAVGDWNRNCCQQKILVGIGGGHYVPRHMDIVRKDGVWVGHLIAGYSLPMECPGPSKAQANLEVGGTWKQAIRVAFDTTRAAFPQGEVIAHLDSKSFKGWQRNAIVGFLADHNIKVGKPSDFC; encoded by the exons ATGCCAAGTTTTGTGAATCAAGATGTAAGGCTTTTGAAACATGATAAAAGCATTGTGAGAGAGGACCACCTGGACACACGTTGGGAAGAGACCACAGGCGAGACGGTTGACGAGGTTATCTTTCTTAGCAAGCACACTGCTGCATCGAATCGTCCTGCACTTACAGTTCACCCTATAG GTGTGCCTCACCTAACAGAAGGGGAGCAGCTGCCTACCGGTGGGAAGCCTGCCTGGGCTGCACCACCAAATCCACGTATAGGACCGTGGTTTAGACTATTGAAATCTATTGCTGACTCACAGAATCTAACTCCTGAATTTGAG GTCACATTGGAAGCTACACATCATGGACCTGTAACTAATGCACCCACAATGTTTGTAGAGATCG GTAGCACAGAGGAGTACTGGAAGAGGCAGGATGCTGCACAAGCCATTGCCTTA TTAGTTTGGGAAGGACTAGGGCTCGGGGGAGGAGATGCAGTGGGAGATTGGAACAG AAATTGTTGTCAGCAAAAGATCCTCGTTGGAATTGGTGGGGGACATTATGTACCACGGCATATGGATATAGTTCG GAAAGATGGAGTTTGGGTTGGACACCTCATTGCTGGATATTCATTACCAATGGAGTGCCCTGGTCCATCCAAAGCGCAGGCCAACTTGGAGGTGGGTGGAACCTGGAAACAAGCAATCAGAGTTGCTTTTGACACTACTAGAGCAGCTTTTCCTCAAGGAGAAGTAATAGCACATCTCGATAGCAA GAGTTTCAAAGGATGGCAAAGAAATGCTATTGTTGGATTTCTAGCAGACCACAACATAAAAGTTGGGAAGCCTAGTGATTTCTGCTGA
- the LOC129899450 gene encoding D-aminoacyl-tRNA deacylase-like isoform X1 codes for MIKIGLLCHRRISSRNHLLRCGRRMVTLIVATTIDPASIGPASALLAMPGWHPGPPIQDMPSFVNQDVRLLKHDKSIVREDHLDTRWEETTGETVDEVIFLSKHTAASNRPALTVHPIGVPHLTEGEQLPTGGKPAWAAPPNPRIGPWFRLLKSIADSQNLTPEFEVTLEATHHGPVTNAPTMFVEIGSTEEYWKRQDAAQAIALLVWEGLGLGGGDAVGDWNRNCCQQKILVGIGGGHYVPRHMDIVRKDGVWVGHLIAGYSLPMECPGPSKAQANLEVGGTWKQAIRVAFDTTRAAFPQGEVIAHLDSKSFKGWQRNAIVGFLADHNIKVGKPSDFC; via the exons ATGATCAAGATTGGTCTTTTATGTCATAGAAGAATATCATCAAGAAACCATTTGCTTAGGTGTGGCAGAAGAATGGTGACATTAATAGTGGCCACCACCATCGACCCGGCTTCCATTGGCCCTGCATCTGCCCTTCTAGCCATGCCTGGATGGCACCCTGGTCCTCCCATTCAG GATATGCCAAGTTTTGTGAATCAAGATGTAAGGCTTTTGAAACATGATAAAAGCATTGTGAGAGAGGACCACCTGGACACACGTTGGGAAGAGACCACAGGCGAGACGGTTGACGAGGTTATCTTTCTTAGCAAGCACACTGCTGCATCGAATCGTCCTGCACTTACAGTTCACCCTATAG GTGTGCCTCACCTAACAGAAGGGGAGCAGCTGCCTACCGGTGGGAAGCCTGCCTGGGCTGCACCACCAAATCCACGTATAGGACCGTGGTTTAGACTATTGAAATCTATTGCTGACTCACAGAATCTAACTCCTGAATTTGAG GTCACATTGGAAGCTACACATCATGGACCTGTAACTAATGCACCCACAATGTTTGTAGAGATCG GTAGCACAGAGGAGTACTGGAAGAGGCAGGATGCTGCACAAGCCATTGCCTTA TTAGTTTGGGAAGGACTAGGGCTCGGGGGAGGAGATGCAGTGGGAGATTGGAACAG AAATTGTTGTCAGCAAAAGATCCTCGTTGGAATTGGTGGGGGACATTATGTACCACGGCATATGGATATAGTTCG GAAAGATGGAGTTTGGGTTGGACACCTCATTGCTGGATATTCATTACCAATGGAGTGCCCTGGTCCATCCAAAGCGCAGGCCAACTTGGAGGTGGGTGGAACCTGGAAACAAGCAATCAGAGTTGCTTTTGACACTACTAGAGCAGCTTTTCCTCAAGGAGAAGTAATAGCACATCTCGATAGCAA GAGTTTCAAAGGATGGCAAAGAAATGCTATTGTTGGATTTCTAGCAGACCACAACATAAAAGTTGGGAAGCCTAGTGATTTCTGCTGA
- the LOC129900962 gene encoding dof zinc finger protein DOF5.4-like, protein MQDIHPIGGGGGRFFGGGGDRRLRPNNHQNHQALKCPRCDSLNTKFCYFNNYNLSQPRHFCKSCRRYWTKGGVLRNVPVGGGCRKSKRSKPKSTTAEAAVDAPEDHKSDTNSSSESSSLTATTTATAAAATNNSGAATTEDVSATSSNSASTYLNFPESNFFIPHSTNQTFDDQPLMENSVEDQFQDIGNFTSMITSSNDPFNMAEIPAYRLPENQNSNEQWNQESKMVGTLPPSDVLKMEPINTGFFNQTGRVEYPGLHQSRVNNSELTSLDWQTGGGDGGGGDHGLYDLTGTVDQSYWSQAQWGENDHSLNFLP, encoded by the coding sequence ATGCAAGATATACATCCGATCGGAGGTGGAGGAGGGCGGTTTTTCGGCGGTGGTGGTGATAGAAGGCTAAGGCCAAACAATCACCAAAACCACCAAGCATTGAAGTGTCCTCGTTGCGATTCTCTCAACACTAAATTCTGCTACTTTAACAACTATAATCTATCTCAGCCACGTCACTTCTGCAAGAGTTGCCGGAGGTACTGGACTAAAGGCGGCGTACTCCGTAACGTTCCCGTTGGTGGTGGCTGCCGGAAAAGCAAGCGTTCAAAGCCCAAATCCACTACTGCCGAAGCTGCCGTAGACGCACCGGAGGATCATAAGTCTGATACTAATTCTAGCAGTGAGAGTTCCAGCCTTACTGCTACTACAACGGCGACGGCGGCGGCGGCGACGAACAATTCCGGTGCTGCAACTACAGAAGATGTGTCGGCAACTTCTTCAAACTCTGCTTCAACTTATCTCAACTTTCCGGAGTCCAATTTCTTCATACCTCACAGTACTAACCAAACCTTCGATGATCAGCCATTAATGGAGAACTCAGTAGAAGATCAGTTTCAGGACATTGGTAACTTCACAAGCATGATTACGTCATCTAACGATCCATTTAACATGGCTGAAATTCCGGCGTACCGGTTGCCGGAGAACCAAAACTCAAATGAGCAATGGAATCAAGAGTCGAAGATGGTGGGAACATTGCCGCCGTCCGATGTGCTGAAGATGGAACCGATAAATACGGGTTTTTTTAATCAAACCGGTCGGGTTGAGTATCCCGGGTTACATCAGAGCAGGGTAAACAACAGTGAACTGACCTCACTGGATTGGCAAACTGGTGGCGGAGACGGCGGTGGTGGAGATCACGGACTGTATGATTTAACGGGTACTGTTGATCAATCTTACTGGAGTCAAGCACAGTGGGGTGAAAACGATCACTCTCTTAATTTTCTCCCTTGA